From the Brevibacillus choshinensis genome, one window contains:
- the glmS gene encoding glutamine--fructose-6-phosphate transaminase (isomerizing) → MCGIMGYIGNREAQSILINGLKKLEYRGYDSAGIAVCDGESIAVCKAKGRIDVLEEQAEKSSLQGEIGIGHTRWATHGRPSDENSHPHFDQSGKFAIVHNGIIENYLDLKQELEERGVVFTSQTDTEVIVHLLAELYDGDIVSTVQQVAGKIRGAYALGVMTEHEPDKLIAVRLASPLIIGVGTGENFIGSDIPAVLEHTRDVYVLEDGDLAILTKDSVTVMNLETNQLIERDLLRIEWDKEQAEKDGYEHYMLKEIYEQPRALRNTMTGRIDEAGQQIVFPDLQLSTETVKGIEKIYIVACGTAYHAGMIGKHVIESLAQIPVEIDVASEFRYRRPLFKGKTLTIVVSQSGETADTLAALREAKRNGSSILAITNVVGSSIAREANHLITTNAGPEIAVASTKAYTSQLIAFYLLGLYLAQEKETLPSEERKSLIAALQKLPEQVETVLAHAEGIHTFAQSIKDEGHLFFIGRGLDYAVSQEGSLKLKEISYIHSEAYAAGELKHGTLALIQEGTRVIALSTQAELHEKMVSNITEVKARGANVLGIALEDNVELHRSVDDVCLIPSTDALLTPILSVIPLQLIAYYTSVALGNDVDRPRNLAKSVTVE, encoded by the coding sequence ATGTGTGGAATCATGGGATATATCGGCAACAGAGAAGCACAATCCATCTTGATTAACGGACTGAAAAAGCTCGAATACCGCGGTTATGACTCAGCAGGGATAGCGGTGTGCGACGGGGAGTCAATTGCGGTCTGCAAAGCAAAAGGCCGTATCGATGTGCTGGAAGAGCAGGCGGAGAAATCCAGCCTGCAAGGAGAAATAGGCATTGGCCATACTCGCTGGGCGACACACGGACGTCCGTCAGACGAAAATTCTCACCCGCACTTTGATCAATCAGGAAAATTCGCGATCGTACACAACGGGATCATCGAGAACTACCTGGATCTCAAGCAAGAGCTGGAAGAGCGGGGAGTCGTATTCACTTCGCAGACAGACACGGAGGTCATCGTCCATTTGCTGGCGGAATTGTACGACGGAGACATCGTTTCCACGGTACAACAAGTGGCTGGAAAAATTCGCGGGGCGTATGCCTTGGGTGTCATGACGGAGCATGAGCCGGACAAACTGATAGCCGTCCGGCTCGCCAGCCCGTTGATCATTGGGGTAGGAACTGGAGAGAACTTCATTGGCTCGGATATTCCCGCTGTGCTGGAGCATACGCGTGATGTCTACGTTCTCGAAGATGGCGACCTGGCCATATTGACCAAAGATTCGGTCACTGTGATGAATCTGGAGACGAATCAACTGATCGAGCGCGACCTGCTGCGAATTGAATGGGACAAGGAGCAGGCAGAAAAGGACGGATACGAGCATTACATGCTCAAAGAAATTTACGAACAGCCGCGTGCTCTGCGCAACACCATGACTGGGCGCATTGACGAAGCGGGACAACAAATTGTGTTCCCGGATCTCCAGCTGTCGACTGAAACCGTCAAGGGGATCGAAAAAATATACATAGTGGCCTGCGGAACGGCCTACCACGCAGGAATGATTGGAAAGCACGTGATTGAAAGTCTGGCTCAGATCCCTGTGGAAATCGATGTGGCGTCAGAGTTTCGTTACAGACGGCCCCTTTTTAAAGGGAAAACTCTTACGATCGTGGTCAGTCAATCCGGTGAGACGGCGGATACGTTGGCTGCCTTGCGCGAGGCCAAACGTAACGGCTCAAGCATTTTGGCGATTACGAATGTCGTGGGCAGCTCCATTGCGCGAGAAGCCAATCACCTGATCACGACAAACGCAGGTCCGGAAATCGCGGTTGCTTCTACGAAGGCATATACCTCCCAGTTGATCGCCTTTTATCTGCTCGGACTGTATTTGGCACAAGAGAAGGAGACGCTGCCTTCGGAGGAGAGAAAGTCTTTGATCGCTGCCTTGCAAAAGCTACCTGAGCAGGTGGAGACGGTTCTCGCTCATGCAGAAGGGATTCATACGTTTGCCCAATCCATCAAGGACGAAGGACATCTGTTCTTCATTGGGCGTGGTCTCGATTATGCTGTCTCGCAGGAAGGCTCACTGAAGCTGAAAGAAATCTCTTACATTCATTCTGAAGCTTATGCGGCCGGAGAGCTCAAACACGGGACACTGGCGCTCATTCAGGAAGGGACACGCGTCATCGCGTTGTCTACGCAAGCAGAGCTGCATGAAAAAATGGTCAGTAACATTACGGAAGTGAAAGCGAGAGGGGCAAACGTTCTCGGGATTGCACTCGAAGATAATGTAGAGCTGCATCGATCTGTGGATGATGTGTGCCTGATTCCGTCAACCGATGCGCTATTGACTCCGATCTTGAGCGTCATTCCTCTTCAGCTTATCGCCTATTACACCTCAGTTGCCTTGGGAAATGATGTGGATCGTCCGCGGAATTTAGCAAAAAGTGTAACAGTCGAATAG
- a CDS encoding nucleotide sugar dehydrogenase — translation MGRYEELQQKIQMKTAKVGIIGLGYVGLPLAIETLKSGYTVTGIDLHAGKVENLKAGISHVQDISNETLQECMAEGRFFPTTDYSVLAELDAISICVPTPLSPNQDPDTSYIIHVVDQIKTYMRQGMLITLESTTYPGTTEELIQREFEKLGLVAGVDFFLCYSPERVDPGNRLFTTHNTPKIIGGTTEKCIELGCLLYGNLVKTVVPVSSPKVAEMSKLLENTFRSVNIAFMNEMAMMCDKMGINVWEVIKAASTKPFGFMPFYPGPGIGGHCIPLDPMYLSWKAKGFRFHSQFIEIAQSINDNMPDYVLNKTSQVLNLYAKAIKNSKILILGMAYKPDVDDLRESPGLEIYELFAKNGAKVDYFDPYATSFVDKEGHVVPSIDNDPEFFKTYDCMVLITNHRSFDYQALADLGVAIIDTRNAFDGITNANIYKLGNAVAIRQEKEMVSMLA, via the coding sequence ATGGGAAGATACGAGGAGTTACAACAAAAGATTCAAATGAAAACAGCAAAAGTAGGCATTATCGGTTTGGGCTATGTGGGGCTGCCCTTGGCAATCGAAACGCTGAAAAGCGGCTACACCGTAACGGGGATCGATTTGCATGCAGGCAAGGTGGAGAATCTGAAGGCAGGCATTTCGCACGTGCAGGATATTTCCAATGAAACGCTTCAGGAATGCATGGCGGAAGGGCGTTTCTTCCCAACTACTGACTACAGTGTACTCGCAGAGCTGGATGCGATCAGCATTTGCGTACCCACTCCACTCAGTCCTAACCAAGACCCGGACACCTCCTACATCATTCATGTAGTGGATCAAATCAAAACGTACATGAGACAAGGCATGTTGATCACGCTGGAGAGCACCACCTATCCCGGAACCACAGAGGAATTGATTCAGCGTGAGTTTGAAAAGCTCGGCTTGGTAGCAGGCGTAGACTTTTTCCTCTGCTACTCGCCCGAGCGTGTCGACCCGGGTAACCGACTGTTTACTACCCACAATACGCCGAAAATTATCGGGGGCACGACGGAAAAGTGCATCGAGCTGGGCTGCTTGCTGTATGGCAATCTAGTAAAAACGGTCGTTCCCGTCTCTTCACCAAAGGTAGCGGAAATGTCCAAGCTCCTGGAAAACACATTTCGCAGCGTCAATATCGCTTTTATGAACGAGATGGCGATGATGTGCGACAAAATGGGTATTAACGTGTGGGAGGTTATCAAAGCAGCATCGACCAAGCCTTTTGGATTCATGCCTTTCTATCCGGGACCGGGGATTGGTGGGCACTGCATCCCGCTCGATCCGATGTACTTGTCCTGGAAGGCGAAAGGGTTCCGCTTCCACAGTCAGTTTATCGAGATTGCCCAATCCATCAATGATAATATGCCAGACTACGTTCTGAACAAGACGAGTCAGGTTCTCAATCTGTACGCCAAGGCGATCAAGAATTCCAAAATTCTGATCCTTGGCATGGCGTACAAGCCAGATGTGGATGATCTGCGCGAATCACCTGGGCTGGAAATCTACGAGCTGTTCGCTAAAAACGGGGCAAAGGTAGATTATTTCGATCCATATGCGACTAGCTTTGTAGATAAAGAGGGACATGTCGTTCCTTCCATCGATAACGATCCGGAGTTCTTCAAGACCTACGATTGCATGGTTTTGATCACCAATCATCGCAGTTTCGATTATCAGGCACTGGCCGACCTCGGTGTTGCCATTATCGATACAAGAAACGCCTTTGACGGCATTACAAACGCGAACATTTACAAACTTGGTAATGCTGTTGCGATTCGTCAGGAAAAAGAAATGGTTAGTATGCTTGCATAA